Proteins encoded in a region of the Sulfurospirillum arsenophilum NBRC 109478 genome:
- a CDS encoding AAA family ATPase, which yields MKMNLNDSIQKSLNSLLNTTRSMMTLKTLSLQNFKRYAFYEMAFEEGLCGILGRNGSGKSTIFEAVFFALYGEYKNKELLKTAGTEGNVKVELTFFINEKEYTVIREFRGRVMTASASLKCGDETTTTGAKEVTVAITKLLGMGKEAFLHTVFASQKELTALSSMKNDDRKTMMRRLLGLEKIDKIEGLIRDTLRDLNRDIKNDSAQLMSEEALKALQTDQTAKEQALKALEVQIKTLEAEQQKIKQAYESAKAAVDLQQKAKEAKTQKLQAVTKAEQSITIHQQQLKSLEEELKELQLKQNAYEKDLPLKAKLSVLDKVLSVQDTLKTTFLKKDALEKELAQLRIEFNNRKNEVASLLKEIEPLEVLKKQLIEHQTTLTQHKASLQTIETAMNSMKTLIATQNVKLSETNEKVKNITKLGRDSACPVCTRPLLDQYDNVLASLTKEMNDVISKQIDDATKSLQIKTQEHQAQQKYVQESEQLYNATHTKIALLTSKTQDLAKAQKLFSEVETRGKANKQALDALGTIIYDEKVHEKIKIEHKALKIQVDELLKLEALIATIPLKTTSFITLQKQLAEEQVGLKELYKILSADTYKEEVHTKAIEEASRIEKQKDAHIELMHKTALEQSNIIHSIESLKKEIAQDTKAREALKVKEKDQSDYIKLKEIMTEFKTHINARVAPRIGEVASEMFVRITRGKYQHIEVSPEFDFFIYDNGVKYPIERFSGGEIDLANLVLRIAISKTLGELSGGGNIGFLAFDEVFGSQDEERRIRIMEAFHTISESYRQIFLISHEMEIKEMFERVIEI from the coding sequence ATGAAGATGAATTTAAACGACTCAATTCAAAAGTCACTGAACTCTTTGCTCAATACGACGAGGTCAATGATGACGCTTAAAACACTTTCCCTTCAAAACTTTAAACGCTATGCTTTCTATGAAATGGCTTTCGAAGAAGGGCTATGTGGCATTTTAGGGCGTAATGGCAGTGGTAAATCAACCATCTTTGAAGCCGTTTTCTTTGCGCTTTATGGCGAATATAAAAACAAAGAGCTTCTAAAAACTGCTGGTACAGAGGGTAATGTCAAAGTTGAGCTGACCTTTTTTATCAACGAAAAAGAGTACACCGTTATTCGTGAGTTTCGAGGTCGGGTGATGACAGCTTCTGCCTCATTGAAATGTGGTGATGAAACAACCACTACAGGAGCAAAAGAAGTCACTGTTGCCATCACTAAGCTTCTTGGTATGGGAAAAGAGGCATTCTTGCACACCGTCTTTGCCTCTCAAAAAGAGCTTACCGCCCTTAGTTCTATGAAAAACGATGATCGTAAGACCATGATGCGCCGTCTTTTAGGCTTAGAGAAGATCGATAAGATCGAGGGATTGATCCGAGATACCTTACGAGATCTAAACCGTGATATCAAAAACGACTCTGCTCAGTTGATGAGCGAAGAGGCACTCAAAGCCTTGCAAACAGATCAAACTGCAAAAGAGCAAGCACTCAAAGCCCTTGAAGTACAGATCAAAACCTTAGAAGCCGAACAGCAAAAGATCAAACAGGCATATGAAAGCGCTAAAGCTGCTGTTGATCTTCAACAAAAAGCCAAAGAAGCCAAAACTCAAAAACTTCAAGCCGTTACCAAAGCCGAACAAAGTATCACTATCCATCAACAGCAACTTAAAAGCCTTGAAGAAGAGCTAAAAGAATTACAGCTAAAACAAAATGCTTATGAGAAAGACCTTCCTTTAAAAGCGAAGCTCTCAGTACTTGATAAAGTATTAAGTGTCCAAGATACTTTAAAGACAACCTTTTTAAAAAAGGATGCTTTGGAAAAAGAACTTGCACAACTTCGTATTGAATTTAACAATCGTAAAAATGAAGTTGCGTCACTTTTAAAAGAAATAGAACCGCTTGAAGTATTAAAAAAACAACTCATTGAACACCAAACAACACTCACGCAACACAAAGCCTCTTTACAAACCATTGAAACAGCAATGAATAGTATGAAAACACTCATCGCTACTCAAAATGTAAAGCTTTCTGAAACCAATGAAAAAGTAAAAAACATTACCAAATTGGGACGTGACTCTGCATGTCCTGTGTGCACAAGACCACTTCTTGACCAGTACGATAATGTCTTAGCCTCTTTAACCAAAGAGATGAACGATGTCATTTCTAAACAAATCGATGATGCCACAAAATCTCTGCAAATAAAAACACAAGAGCACCAAGCACAACAAAAATACGTTCAAGAATCTGAACAACTTTACAATGCGACACATACCAAAATAGCCTTGCTCACCAGTAAAACACAAGACCTTGCCAAAGCACAAAAGCTTTTCAGTGAAGTCGAAACCAGGGGCAAAGCCAATAAACAAGCTCTTGATGCATTAGGAACAATTATTTACGATGAAAAAGTACACGAGAAGATAAAAATAGAGCATAAAGCACTTAAAATTCAAGTGGATGAACTGCTCAAGCTTGAAGCACTTATTGCGACCATTCCTTTGAAAACAACTTCGTTTATTACACTTCAAAAGCAACTTGCAGAAGAACAAGTGGGACTCAAAGAATTATACAAAATTCTCAGTGCTGACACCTACAAAGAAGAAGTTCACACAAAAGCCATCGAAGAAGCTTCGCGCATAGAAAAGCAAAAAGATGCTCATATTGAACTGATGCATAAAACAGCTCTTGAGCAGTCAAATATCATTCATAGTATTGAATCACTTAAAAAAGAAATAGCACAAGATACAAAAGCGCGTGAAGCATTGAAAGTCAAAGAGAAAGACCAAAGCGATTACATCAAGCTCAAAGAGATTATGACAGAGTTTAAAACGCATATCAACGCAAGGGTAGCGCCTCGTATCGGTGAAGTGGCAAGTGAGATGTTTGTACGCATCACCAGAGGTAAATACCAACACATTGAAGTCAGCCCTGAATTTGACTTCTTTATTTATGATAATGGGGTTAAATACCCTATAGAGCGGTTTAGTGGGGGAGAGATAGACCTTGCGAACTTAGTGCTTCGCATTGCTATTTCTAAAACACTAGGAGAACTAAGCGGTGGGGGCAATATTGGTTTTTTAGCTTTCGATGAAGTCTTTGGAAGTCAAGATGAGGAGAGACGCATTCGTATTATGGAAGCGTTTCATACGATAAGTGAATCTTACAGACAAATCTTTCTTATCTCTCATGAAATGGAGATTAAAGAAATGTTTGAGAGGGTTATTGAAATTTAA
- a CDS encoding metallophosphoesterase family protein translates to MRLIHFSDTHLGFNDLDTINDAGINQREADFYDTFTQVIDAILLEKPDYVIHTGDLFHRPHPSNRAISFALSALKRLSIAKIPTIIIAGNHSTPRTRTASPILLALRTLDHIYSVFEEAYEKIEFDDIVFHCIPHINDETDNLQAIELCENSVVTGKRNVMMLHCSVGQKYIMEEYGERVYPHDKESLFAQMDYVALGHWHGFGKVGKHPNVYYAGSTERTSSADVRIDKGYVRIGLDEDLYVNLQTITLRPNYRLTIDATKDIILQLEEYAQKEDMQGALLYITLENLTITQSIDIANHDIEAIFPTALSVQIQRKFAQSESSISSESVSAASLQEHFSAFLKEQSNDEDEFKRLNSKVTELFAQYDEVNDDA, encoded by the coding sequence GTGAGACTGATTCATTTTTCGGACACGCATTTAGGCTTTAACGATTTAGATACAATCAATGATGCAGGTATTAATCAGCGAGAGGCTGATTTTTACGATACCTTTACACAAGTGATTGATGCGATTCTTCTTGAAAAGCCAGATTACGTCATTCATACAGGTGACCTTTTTCATCGTCCACATCCGTCGAATCGTGCCATTAGTTTCGCCCTTTCAGCGCTAAAACGCCTTAGTATCGCAAAGATCCCCACAATTATCATAGCTGGAAACCACTCAACACCTCGTACCCGTACCGCTTCGCCCATTCTCTTAGCGCTTAGAACATTAGATCATATTTATTCAGTTTTCGAAGAAGCCTATGAAAAGATTGAGTTTGACGATATCGTATTTCATTGCATCCCACACATTAACGATGAAACTGACAATTTACAAGCCATAGAGCTTTGTGAAAACTCTGTCGTTACAGGTAAGCGTAACGTTATGATGCTTCACTGCTCTGTTGGTCAAAAGTACATCATGGAAGAGTACGGTGAACGTGTCTATCCTCATGATAAAGAGTCACTTTTTGCTCAAATGGATTATGTAGCACTTGGGCATTGGCATGGTTTTGGTAAAGTTGGAAAGCATCCTAATGTTTACTATGCTGGCTCAACCGAGAGAACTAGCAGTGCTGATGTTAGAATCGATAAAGGCTATGTACGCATTGGGCTTGATGAAGATTTATATGTAAATCTTCAAACCATCACTCTACGCCCAAATTATAGACTAACGATTGATGCAACTAAAGATATTATTTTACAGCTTGAAGAATATGCTCAAAAAGAAGATATGCAAGGTGCACTACTTTACATTACATTAGAAAATCTTACCATTACCCAATCCATCGATATTGCAAACCATGATATTGAAGCTATTTTCCCTACAGCGTTGAGTGTTCAAATTCAACGTAAATTTGCTCAAAGTGAAAGTTCCATTTCATCAGAATCTGTTAGTGCAGCTTCTTTACAAGAGCATTTTAGTGCCTTTTTAAAAGAACAAAGTAACGATGAAGATGAATTTAAACGACTCAATTCAAAAGTCACTGAACTCTTTGCTCAATACGACGAGGTCAATGATGACGCTTAA
- a CDS encoding metallophosphoesterase: MKIDILSDTHFDSWFGYPHTQSPTFFPSKDAVVGFWRTFKPKGDYLVLAGDIGHSIEQNVHILKHLKEVFYQEIILVLGNHDYYLIGHEYITTYTKGGIQKAEAAKEAYRNNGFIVLDGTTVTLEGITFGGAMGWYNSAYVQKNLHSLKAMQTLAYYYGDIEAFLQDLWGDAINDKKHMKIDYFDALYQEEYTKLESIHQHCDVMISHYNPSIEMKHQTPGWEKNPTTSFFCFNAEELIQTMRANLWIYGHNHTSYDYTRHDKRFITNALGYKGEAKEMRIVTIEV; encoded by the coding sequence ATGAAAATTGATATTCTCAGTGATACCCATTTTGATAGCTGGTTTGGCTATCCTCATACACAAAGTCCTACCTTCTTTCCTTCGAAAGATGCCGTGGTTGGTTTTTGGCGTACCTTTAAACCTAAAGGGGATTATTTAGTTTTAGCAGGAGATATTGGACACAGTATTGAACAAAATGTTCATATCCTCAAACATCTCAAAGAAGTCTTTTATCAAGAGATTATTCTGGTTTTAGGCAATCATGACTATTATCTTATTGGACATGAATACATCACTACCTATACAAAAGGTGGCATTCAAAAAGCAGAAGCTGCCAAAGAAGCGTATCGTAATAATGGATTTATTGTCCTCGATGGAACCACAGTTACATTAGAGGGAATCACCTTTGGTGGTGCTATGGGGTGGTATAACAGTGCTTATGTTCAAAAAAATCTTCACTCTCTTAAAGCCATGCAAACATTAGCCTATTACTATGGTGATATTGAAGCTTTTTTACAAGATCTTTGGGGTGATGCTATCAATGATAAGAAACACATGAAGATTGATTATTTCGATGCCCTATACCAAGAAGAATATACCAAATTAGAAAGTATTCATCAACACTGTGATGTTATGATTAGTCATTACAATCCAAGCATTGAGATGAAACATCAAACACCAGGTTGGGAGAAAAATCCTACCACATCATTTTTTTGTTTTAATGCAGAAGAATTGATTCAAACAATGCGTGCCAATCTTTGGATTTACGGACATAATCATACCTCTTATGACTACACGCGTCATGATAAACGCTTTATCACCAATGCTTTAGGTTATAAAGGGGAAGCTAAAGAGATGAGGATTGTTACGATTGAGGTATAA
- a CDS encoding metallophosphoesterase family protein, which translates to MSLFIIADTHFGHDNIKLYEPSRESIDDEMMIDLWNSVVSEEDDVWHLGDFAFKSKGWDYAKVLKGRITLLKGNHDFKKSTAFLKEHGFERVIDAIVLDIPLEEKQMIEQRLHDTFSQELLSSCICWIQDFQGKRILFSHYPCFYHDVYAKEIENERKAVLETLFDWCHCDLNYHGHIHSKINEDKRCVNVGVEHTRFMPLKLC; encoded by the coding sequence GTGTCATTATTCATTATTGCAGATACCCACTTTGGTCATGACAATATTAAACTCTATGAACCTTCACGTGAAAGTATTGATGATGAAATGATGATTGATTTATGGAACAGTGTTGTAAGTGAAGAAGATGACGTCTGGCATTTAGGGGATTTTGCATTTAAATCCAAAGGCTGGGATTATGCCAAAGTGCTTAAAGGAAGGATTACCCTTTTAAAAGGCAATCATGATTTTAAAAAAAGCACAGCATTTTTAAAAGAACATGGTTTTGAAAGAGTGATTGATGCCATTGTGCTTGATATCCCTTTGGAAGAAAAACAGATGATTGAACAACGCTTGCATGATACTTTTTCTCAAGAACTCTTGTCATCGTGTATTTGTTGGATTCAAGACTTTCAAGGCAAACGTATCTTATTCTCTCATTACCCCTGCTTTTATCATGATGTATATGCCAAAGAGATTGAGAATGAACGAAAAGCAGTATTAGAAACTCTGTTTGATTGGTGTCACTGTGATTTAAACTACCATGGGCATATTCACTCTAAAATCAACGAAGATAAGCGTTGTGTGAATGTTGGTGTGGAACACACACGGTTTATGCCTTTAAAGCTCTGCTAG